Proteins encoded by one window of Dietzia sp. B32:
- a CDS encoding MazG nucleotide pyrophosphohydrolase domain-containing protein translates to MSSGASARDAHPDPHRDAHLPHREDGSAQGHSADARETVFSTASGARGGAAGDRLAEAVEVMARIRRDGEWESAQTHASLLRYLLEESWELVDAVADGDRDELVSELGDLLLQVLFHAAIGAERDSEPFDVHDVAGALLDKLRRRAPYWFTDEPGSEPGRGPGAAPGSAPGNGSGSLNAAEQDRLWQQAKAAERAGRPPRGVVEGISWDMPALALGQKVLERVRSAGIPDDLVPAGMRVVHVDPTGLFRARGDDADDSGSAEVEYRKVVRRFASAVSAAESRLSGPVDAATADDWREAWRSAHSAQAVHDTAESGHDVS, encoded by the coding sequence ATGAGCTCCGGCGCTTCGGCCCGCGACGCCCACCCCGACCCCCACCGCGACGCCCACCTTCCCCATCGAGAAGACGGTTCCGCACAAGGCCACTCGGCAGATGCGCGCGAAACTGTCTTCTCGACGGCGTCGGGCGCTCGGGGGGGCGCCGCCGGCGATCGCCTGGCCGAGGCCGTCGAGGTGATGGCCCGCATCCGCCGCGACGGCGAGTGGGAGTCCGCCCAGACCCACGCCTCCCTCCTGCGGTACCTGCTCGAGGAGTCGTGGGAGCTGGTCGACGCGGTGGCCGACGGTGACCGCGACGAGCTGGTCTCCGAGCTGGGCGACCTGCTGCTGCAGGTGCTGTTCCACGCGGCGATCGGGGCGGAGCGGGACTCCGAGCCGTTCGACGTGCACGACGTGGCCGGGGCGCTGCTCGACAAGCTCCGCCGCCGGGCTCCGTACTGGTTCACCGACGAGCCCGGCAGTGAGCCCGGTCGTGGGCCCGGGGCTGCGCCCGGCAGTGCGCCCGGCAACGGGTCCGGGTCCCTCAATGCGGCGGAGCAGGACCGTCTGTGGCAGCAGGCCAAGGCCGCCGAGCGCGCAGGCCGCCCGCCGCGCGGTGTGGTCGAGGGCATCTCCTGGGACATGCCCGCCCTGGCGCTGGGGCAGAAGGTGCTGGAGCGTGTCCGCTCGGCCGGGATCCCCGACGATCTCGTTCCCGCCGGGATGCGGGTCGTCCACGTGGACCCCACGGGGTTGTTCCGCGCTCGCGGGGACGACGCGGACGATTCGGGTTCCGCGGAGGTCGAGTACCGGAAAGTGGTCCGGCGGTTCGCGAGCGCCGTCAGTGCAGCCGAATCGCGTCTATCGGGGCCCGTGGACGCCGCGACCGCCGATGACTGGCGCGAGGCATGGCGTTCGGCCCACTCCGCCCAGGCCGTTCACGACACCGCCGAGTCCGGGCACGACGTCAGCTAG